A genome region from Rhinopithecus roxellana isolate Shanxi Qingling chromosome 10, ASM756505v1, whole genome shotgun sequence includes the following:
- the DNM1L gene encoding dynamin-1-like protein isoform X5: MDAGTDAMDVLMGRVIPVKLGIIGVVNRSQLDINNKKSVTDSIRDEYAFLQKKYPSLANRNGTKYLARTLNRLLMHHIRDCLPELKTRINVLAAQYQSLLNSYGEPVDDKSATLLQLITKFATEYCNTIEGTAKYIETSELCGGARICYIFHETFGRTLESVDPLGGLNTIDILTAIRNATGPRPALFVPEVSFELLVKRQIKRLEEPSLRCVELVHEEMQRIIQHCSNYSTQELLRFPKLHDAIVEVVTCLLRKRLPVTNEMVHNLVAIELAYINTKHPDFADACGLMNNNIEEQRRNRLARELPSAVSRDKSSKVPSALAPASQEPSPAASAEADGKLIQDSRRETKNVASGGGGVGDGVQEPTTGNWRGMLKTSKAEELLAEEKSKPIPIMPASPQKGHAVNLLDVPVPVARKLSAREQRDCEVIERLIKSYFLIVRKNIQDSVPKAVMHFLVNHVKDTLQSELVGQLYKSSLLDDLLTESEDMAQRRKEAADMLKALQGASQIIAEIRETHLW; the protein is encoded by the exons ATGGATGCGGGTACTGATGCCATGGATGTATTGATGGGAAGGGTTATTCCAGTCAAACTTGGAATAATTGGAGTAGTTAACAG GAGTCAGCTAGATATTAACAACAAGAAGAGTGTAACTGATTCAATCCGTGATGAGTATGCTTTTCTTCAAAAGAAATATCCATCTCTGGCCAATAGAAATGGAACAAAGTATCTTGCTAGGACTCTAAACAG GTTACTGATGCATCACATCAGAGATTGCTTACCAGAGttgaaaacaagaataaatgtTCTAGCTGCTCAGTATCAGTCTCTTTTAAATAGCTACGGTGAACCCGTGGATGATAAAAGTGCTACTTTACTCCAGCTTATTACCAAATTTGCCACAGAATATTGTAACACGATTGAAGGAACTGCAAAATATATTGAAACTTCAGAGCT ATGCGGTGGTGCTAGAATTTGTTATATTTTCCATGAGACTTTTGGGCGAACCTTAGAATCTGTCGATCCACTTGGTGGCCTtaacactattgacattttgactGCCATTAGAAATGCCACT gGTCCTCGTCCTGCTTTATTTGTGCCTGAGGTTTCATTTGAGTTACTGGTGAAGCGGCAAATCAAACGTCTAGAAGAGCCCAGCCTCCGCTGTGTGGAACTGGTTCATGAGGAAATGCAAAGGATCATTCAGCACTGTAGCAATTACAGTACACAG GAATTGTTACGATTTCCTAAACTTCATGATGCCATAGTTGAAGTGGTGACTTGTCTTCTTCGTAAAAGGTTGCCTGTTACAAATGAAATG GTCCATAACTTAGTGGCAATTGAACTGGCTTATATCAACACAAAACATCCAGACTTTGCTGATGCTTGTGGCCTAATGAACAATAATATAGAG GAACAAAGGAGAAACAGGCTAGCCAGAGAATTACCTTCAGCTGTATCACGAGACAAg TCTTCTAAAGTTCCAAGTGCTTTGGCACCTGCCTCCCAGGAGCCCTCCCCTGCTGCTTCTGCTGAGGCTGATGGCAAG TTAATTCAGGACAGCAGAAGAGAAACTAAAAAT GTTGCATCTGGAGGTGGTGGGGTTGGAGATGGTGTTCAAGAACCAACAACAGGCAATTGGAGAGGAATGCTGAAAACTTCAAAAGCTGAAGAGTTattagcagaagaaaaatcaaaacccATTCCAATTATGCCAGCCAGTCCACAAAAAGGTCATGCTGTGAATCTGCTGGATGTG CCAGTTCCTGTTGCACGGAAACTATCTGCTCGGGAACAGCGAGATTGTGAGGTTATTGAACGACTCATTAAATCATATTTTCTCATTGTCAGAAAGAATATTCAAGACAG TGTGCCAAAGGCAGTAATGCATTTTTTGGTTAATCATGTGAAAGACACTCTTCAGAGTGAGCTAGTAGGCCAGCTCTATAAATCATCCTTATTGGATGATCTTCTGACTGAATCTGAGGACATGGCACAGCGCAGGAAAGAAGCAGCTGATATGCTAAAG GCATTACAAGGAGCCAGTCAAATTATTGCTGAAATCCGAGAGACTCATCTTTGGTGA